The Qipengyuania oceanensis genome includes the window AGAACCACTCCAAGAGGGCGAGCTAGCGAAACTGCTCGATCGGTTGCCAGCTGTTCCCATGCTGGCAGGCGAGGGCGGAGCGAGGCTCAGCCTTGCAGGCGCACAAAGCAAACTGCCGGTGCTGCTCACTGCGGACGGTGGCATTGCGATCCCTCGCCCTGGAGAACCATCCACGCATCTGATCAAGCCTGAACCGGATCGCTTTGCTGGATTGGCTGCGAATGAGGCCTTCTGCCTCGCACTGGCGCGCGCCGTGGGCATTGATGCTGCCACTGCAGAGTGGCGCGAGGTGGCGGGCAAGCCGTTGCTGCTGGTCGAACGCTATGACAGGATGTCAGTCGAGGGAAAAACGAAACGCCTGCATCAGGAAGACTTTGCTCAGGCACTTAGCGTCCCCTCAAACCGCAAATACGCGGCGGAGGGCGGGCCGACTTTTCGCGATAGCTTCGCTCTGTTGCGCAATGCCGCGACGCGGCCAGCGCGCGAGGTGTTGAAGCTCGCCGACGCCGCGATCTTCAATCTCATCATCGGCAACGCCGATGCCCACGCAAAGAACTACAGTCTGCTGCGCCGGGAAAACGGCGAGGTGGTGCTTGCCCCGCTTTACGACCTTGTCGCCACGCACATGTGGAAGGAGCTCTCCCCCAAGCTCGCAATGCGATTTGGCCGCGCGGCGACCCTCGAAGAATTTGACAGGGAAAGCGTGGCGAGGTTCGCGGACGAGGCAGGGCTAGGTGCCCCATACATTCGACGCCGAGTAAGTGACCTTGCTGAAGCGGTGACGGAAGAGATTGAGAAGGGCATCGAGGTGCCCGGCAATCCGCCTGAGGATGCTGTCGCGCCAATTGCCGAAGCATTATCGGCCCGCGCCAGCATTGCTGCGCTAAAGCTTTTGGAAGCCTGAGTGTTAGAATTGATTGCACCAAACCAACCGTTGATCATCACAATGGGCAAGATCGATGGCAGATTTGGTCAATTGCATTCTT containing:
- a CDS encoding HipA domain-containing protein: MTLPILDTLVVWWDERQAGELSIDKGGAMHFAYAPDWLADETTPALSHAMPKQQEPFKDHACKAVFGGLLPEETQRTAIGRALGVSPDNPFRLLETLGGDVAGALAFLPKDEEPLRDYSKTAPEPLQEGELAKLLDRLPAVPMLAGEGGARLSLAGAQSKLPVLLTADGGIAIPRPGEPSTHLIKPEPDRFAGLAANEAFCLALARAVGIDAATAEWREVAGKPLLLVERYDRMSVEGKTKRLHQEDFAQALSVPSNRKYAAEGGPTFRDSFALLRNAATRPAREVLKLADAAIFNLIIGNADAHAKNYSLLRRENGEVVLAPLYDLVATHMWKELSPKLAMRFGRAATLEEFDRESVARFADEAGLGAPYIRRRVSDLAEAVTEEIEKGIEVPGNPPEDAVAPIAEALSARASIAALKLLEA